Proteins encoded within one genomic window of Pirellulales bacterium:
- a CDS encoding trypsin-like peptidase domain-containing protein yields the protein MRFWPLLLLFATVAAAGEELVLYDFRSDRCRPCREMDPIVRDLQSQGYPIQVINVDQQPDLARGRRVGPIPCFIMTVNGQEVARQVGRATTAELTALYQQGVALQTRQQQARRLLVQQEHPPAASPPPVQSSADVQLQFTQPALGSENIAPRLTVLTSLSGGPQGDPWQEWRPRLMSASVRLTLHDAKGRAYGSGTVVDCREGEALVLTCGHVFREWTPESRVLVDFFGPGAEQQVPAKLLLYNLKSDVGILTVPVAQSVTVAKVAASKDAIRAGDAVLATGCEHGEDVAAFPTELRSIDKYLGPHNLQVAGQPAQGRSGGGLFNLRGELIGVCNAADKEDNEGLYAGVAAVHQLLDRARLGFVYRPDVPAPAPHQQLDRLALQTPPAMPAAMPLADREARFASNAAIPTNWQPTDDELPNSAAIAQNPLFPADFPARPLDPATVRSVPLAENQLPTGSEAPGAAEVIVIVRPHDSLEAQGQVIVLPHASREFLARLAAEKQSPGGLSTPPQNLANAGGFAANSAGRNMLPSAGGINRQASPPASMSWPQQR from the coding sequence ATGAGATTTTGGCCGTTGCTGCTATTATTTGCCACGGTTGCCGCCGCGGGTGAAGAACTGGTGCTGTACGATTTTCGGTCGGACCGCTGCCGCCCTTGCCGCGAAATGGACCCCATCGTGCGGGATCTTCAGTCGCAGGGCTATCCTATCCAAGTGATTAATGTGGACCAGCAGCCCGACTTGGCGCGGGGACGGCGGGTTGGTCCAATCCCCTGTTTTATTATGACCGTCAACGGGCAAGAGGTTGCCCGCCAAGTTGGTCGCGCGACAACCGCGGAATTAACCGCGTTGTATCAACAAGGGGTAGCGCTGCAAACACGTCAACAACAGGCCCGACGGCTTTTAGTTCAACAAGAGCACCCACCAGCCGCATCTCCCCCACCAGTCCAGTCCTCCGCCGATGTGCAATTACAATTCACCCAACCCGCCTTAGGGAGTGAAAACATCGCGCCGCGGCTGACCGTGCTGACGTCACTTTCCGGGGGGCCACAGGGCGATCCCTGGCAAGAATGGCGGCCACGACTGATGTCGGCCAGCGTTCGCCTGACCCTGCATGATGCCAAAGGACGCGCGTACGGGTCCGGCACCGTGGTCGACTGTCGCGAAGGAGAAGCCCTGGTTCTGACCTGTGGGCATGTCTTTCGAGAATGGACCCCTGAATCCCGTGTGTTAGTTGACTTTTTCGGTCCCGGCGCCGAACAACAAGTCCCCGCCAAGTTGCTGCTGTATAACTTGAAAAGCGATGTGGGGATATTAACAGTCCCGGTGGCGCAGTCGGTGACCGTGGCCAAAGTCGCCGCCAGCAAGGATGCGATTCGCGCGGGGGACGCTGTCTTGGCCACCGGCTGCGAACATGGCGAGGATGTCGCCGCATTTCCCACGGAATTGCGCTCGATCGATAAATACCTGGGTCCGCACAATTTACAAGTGGCGGGACAACCGGCGCAAGGGCGCAGCGGCGGGGGACTGTTTAATCTGCGGGGAGAACTTATTGGCGTCTGCAATGCCGCCGACAAGGAAGACAATGAAGGCCTGTACGCGGGCGTGGCGGCCGTGCATCAATTGCTGGATCGTGCCAGATTGGGCTTTGTTTATCGTCCGGATGTTCCGGCCCCGGCCCCGCACCAGCAATTGGACCGTCTGGCTTTGCAAACGCCCCCCGCCATGCCGGCGGCGATGCCGCTGGCGGATCGGGAAGCCCGCTTTGCTAGTAATGCCGCGATCCCCACCAATTGGCAGCCAACCGACGACGAGTTGCCAAATAGCGCCGCGATTGCGCAAAATCCCCTATTTCCTGCTGATTTCCCCGCGCGCCCCCTTGATCCCGCGACAGTGCGGAGTGTCCCCCTGGCTGAAAATCAGCTTCCAACGGGCTCTGAGGCACCCGGCGCGGCGGAGGTGATTGTGATCGTGCGCCCCCATGATTCGCTAGAGGCACAGGGCCAGGTGATCGTGCTGCCGCACGCTTCGCGCGAATTTCTGGCTCGCTTGGCGGCGGAAAAACAGTCCCCCGGCGGACTCTCAACCCCGCCGCAAAATTTGGCAAACGCCGGAGGCTTTGCGGCAAACAGCGCGGGGCGGAACATGCTTCCTTCCGCTGGTGGGATTAACCGCCAGGCTTCCCCTCCGGCCAGCATGAGTTGGCCGCAACAACGTTGA
- a CDS encoding AAA family ATPase, translating into MNAPYIASARLKDEHPLDPTSFPGNLPFLHGLNLTIDAPVTFFVGENGSGKSTLLEALAVVANLPIAGGGTNELGANHAFHEESLLASSIRVAFARQPKERYFFRAETQGHLASLLEHRKDDPHFLSYGGGRANPYTRYGGRSLHKMSHGEAFLSIMDNRFDSGLFLMDEPESALSPQRQLTLLALMHRLVSTGNSQFIAATHSPILLTYPGAAIISFDGGTLSRINLEETSHFQITKNVLNNPGMYWRHLATPE; encoded by the coding sequence ATGAATGCTCCCTACATCGCGTCCGCCAGACTTAAGGACGAGCATCCGCTGGACCCGACTTCGTTTCCGGGCAATCTCCCATTTCTCCATGGCTTGAATCTTACTATTGATGCTCCCGTGACATTCTTTGTGGGTGAAAATGGGTCTGGAAAATCAACATTACTCGAAGCGCTAGCAGTCGTTGCAAATCTTCCCATCGCGGGAGGTGGAACGAATGAATTGGGTGCGAATCATGCGTTTCACGAAGAGAGCTTGCTCGCTAGTTCCATCCGTGTCGCATTTGCCCGTCAACCCAAGGAACGCTATTTTTTCAGGGCAGAAACCCAGGGCCACCTGGCTTCGCTGCTGGAACATCGCAAAGATGATCCCCACTTTTTATCGTACGGCGGTGGACGAGCCAATCCGTACACCCGCTATGGCGGACGATCCCTGCACAAGATGTCCCACGGAGAAGCATTTTTGTCGATCATGGATAATCGCTTCGACAGCGGTCTGTTCTTAATGGACGAACCTGAATCTGCGCTGTCTCCCCAACGCCAGTTGACTCTACTCGCTTTAATGCATCGACTTGTATCGACTGGGAACTCGCAGTTCATCGCTGCGACACATTCCCCAATCTTGCTCACGTACCCAGGAGCTGCGATAATCTCCTTTGATGGTGGGACATTAAGTCGAATCAATCTGGAAGAGACATCACATTTTCAGATTACCAAAAACGTGTTGAATAACCCCGGAATGTATTGGCGACACTTGGCAACGCCTGAATAG
- a CDS encoding MoaD/ThiS family protein, with product MTITLKLFAAARELAGNDTFQLEIPAESTVADFAVWLSHQMPQLAKPLPHCRWSVNQAYALPDQIIPPRAEVALIPPVSGG from the coding sequence ATGACCATCACACTTAAATTATTTGCTGCGGCGCGGGAATTAGCTGGGAATGACACGTTCCAGTTGGAGATACCAGCGGAGAGCACGGTGGCGGACTTTGCTGTTTGGCTGTCCCATCAAATGCCGCAACTGGCCAAGCCTTTGCCCCATTGTCGCTGGAGCGTCAATCAGGCCTATGCCTTGCCGGATCAGATCATCCCCCCACGGGCCGAAGTCGCCCTGATCCCGCCGGTCAGCGGGGGGTAG
- a CDS encoding serine/threonine protein kinase, producing the protein MNLESQLDDLLDRWESARESGDTLSAEELCAGTPELLPQLRERIAVLVKMDRRLRDHHSTELHPSSQKTIKPLQDREHIPNERASVQTDFGGLKFHAQGGLGLVFSGTDLRLHRQVALKFMHQHLAQNSYARERFLLEAEITGRLDHPGIVPVHGVGLSEGGRPFYAMRFIRGETLDAAILRFHNLQRPGEKSRHTGLEFRSLLGRFISICNTLAYAHNCGIVHRDIKPENILLGKYAETLVVDWGLAMSVDRDETARQSGEQTLLPSSGSQLGASSGGPAGTPAYMAPEQARDCDHVDRRADIYSLGVLLYKMLCGKVPFTGANAIAVLEKVQRGDYPPARSVAADVPPGLEAICHKAMSFDPAARYETALQMAEDLEHWLADEPVSVYREAWSVRVMRWLRKHRFAAITLGAALAGLAILASVSAISLGTLAQSESELRAKADTARRAGLKTSALLAAETVGREIDRRWELLEREASKPKIIELLRKKPNPNQPADKETVAELQGWLRSLASEFTDKQLKFETLFLVSATGTQLARQPLGNGKTIGKNFEHRDYFHGKGRDFAEMRASTAALRPIETPHHSAAYLGSDGKLKIALSVPVWSDNPGTPDRQVLAVLGVSLELNEFGGLLASKLPGQSVVLADMRYDYLDGAPRRGLVLDHSAGDKPDRQPGDLPRLAADMIGQLLRAGSAKVWQEQQKARGAEIPNDTGGSATTSPGKGPQTVNQLFENYRDPIFDTRAGQRLAAFSEVLISGRGQDAEEQNKGALDTGWIVIVQEQAAGENANEEK; encoded by the coding sequence ATGAATTTGGAATCGCAACTTGACGATCTGCTCGACCGCTGGGAATCTGCCCGCGAAAGCGGCGATACCCTTTCGGCCGAGGAATTGTGCGCTGGCACGCCGGAATTGCTGCCGCAGCTTCGCGAGCGGATCGCCGTTCTGGTCAAAATGGACCGCCGCCTGCGCGACCATCATTCCACCGAACTCCACCCCTCGTCGCAAAAAACGATCAAACCCCTCCAGGATCGCGAACATATCCCCAACGAGCGGGCCTCCGTCCAGACCGATTTTGGCGGACTAAAATTTCACGCGCAAGGGGGCTTGGGCCTGGTTTTTTCGGGGACGGATTTGCGGCTGCACCGGCAGGTGGCGCTTAAGTTTATGCATCAGCATTTGGCGCAAAACAGCTACGCCCGCGAGCGATTTTTACTGGAGGCCGAGATCACCGGCCGGCTGGACCATCCGGGGATCGTGCCGGTACATGGCGTGGGCCTGTCCGAAGGGGGACGTCCGTTTTATGCAATGCGGTTTATTCGGGGCGAGACCCTGGACGCCGCCATTTTGCGCTTTCATAACCTGCAGCGGCCGGGGGAAAAGTCCCGCCACACCGGGCTAGAGTTTCGCTCGCTCCTTGGCAGATTTATTTCCATCTGCAACACCCTAGCCTACGCGCATAACTGCGGCATCGTCCACCGCGATATCAAGCCCGAGAATATCTTGCTGGGCAAATACGCCGAGACCCTGGTGGTGGACTGGGGATTGGCGATGTCCGTGGACCGGGACGAGACCGCCCGCCAAAGCGGCGAACAAACCTTGCTTCCTAGCTCGGGCAGCCAACTGGGGGCCAGTTCGGGGGGGCCGGCGGGGACTCCGGCCTACATGGCCCCCGAACAAGCCCGCGACTGCGACCATGTCGACCGCCGGGCCGATATTTACAGCCTGGGCGTGCTACTTTACAAAATGCTGTGCGGCAAAGTTCCCTTTACCGGGGCCAACGCCATTGCCGTTTTAGAAAAAGTGCAACGGGGAGATTATCCCCCGGCCCGCTCGGTGGCGGCGGATGTGCCGCCGGGGTTAGAGGCGATTTGCCATAAAGCGATGTCATTTGACCCGGCCGCCCGGTACGAAACCGCGCTGCAAATGGCCGAGGATCTGGAACATTGGCTGGCGGATGAGCCGGTCAGCGTCTACCGCGAGGCCTGGTCCGTGCGGGTCATGCGCTGGCTGCGCAAGCACCGATTTGCCGCGATTACACTGGGGGCGGCGCTCGCCGGTTTGGCGATATTAGCCTCGGTGTCGGCGATCAGCCTGGGGACGCTGGCCCAGTCTGAAAGTGAGCTACGCGCCAAGGCCGATACCGCGCGGCGGGCGGGGTTAAAGACGTCCGCCCTGCTGGCGGCGGAAACCGTCGGACGCGAAATTGACCGCCGCTGGGAACTGCTGGAACGGGAAGCCAGCAAGCCCAAGATTATCGAACTGCTGCGCAAAAAGCCAAATCCCAACCAACCCGCCGATAAGGAAACCGTGGCCGAACTGCAAGGGTGGCTAAGATCATTAGCCAGTGAATTTACCGACAAGCAACTCAAATTTGAAACCCTGTTCCTGGTCAGCGCCACGGGCACGCAACTCGCCCGGCAGCCCCTGGGTAATGGCAAAACCATCGGCAAAAACTTTGAGCATCGGGATTATTTTCATGGCAAGGGGCGCGACTTTGCCGAAATGCGCGCCTCGACGGCGGCGCTTCGCCCTATTGAGACTCCCCATCATAGCGCGGCCTACCTGGGAAGCGATGGCAAGCTGAAAATCGCCCTCTCCGTCCCCGTTTGGAGCGATAACCCCGGCACGCCCGATCGCCAGGTCCTGGCCGTGCTGGGCGTGTCACTTGAGCTAAACGAATTTGGAGGATTGTTGGCCAGCAAATTACCCGGGCAATCCGTGGTGCTGGCCGATATGCGGTACGATTATTTGGACGGCGCACCACGGCGGGGGCTGGTGCTGGATCATTCCGCGGGGGACAAGCCCGACCGTCAACCGGGGGATTTGCCCCGTTTGGCGGCGGATATGATTGGGCAATTGCTGCGGGCGGGTTCGGCCAAGGTATGGCAAGAACAGCAAAAAGCCCGCGGCGCGGAGATACCCAACGACACCGGGGGATCAGCGACCACTAGCCCAGGCAAAGGTCCGCAAACCGTCAACCAGCTTTTTGAGAATTATCGCGATCCGATTTTTGACACGCGGGCCGGCCAGCGCTTGGCGGCCTTTAGCGAGGTGCTCATTAGCGGCAGGGGGCAAGACGCCGAAGAGCAAAATAAAGGGGCGCTCGACACCGGGTGGATTGTGATTGTCCAGGAACAAGCGGCCGGCGAAAATGCGAATGAAGAAAAATAG
- a CDS encoding LptF/LptG family permease, protein MKILTRYILSEFLQTLAVSLLAMTLFMIVVGLLREAQLQGLGLKQILLLVPYILPEALRFAVPATVLFAACVVYGRLAASNEVIAVKAAGITPWVFFAPALMCAVLLSFWTVWLNDLAVSWGREGIRRVVMESVEEIAYAKLTQQRSFTTKGFSINVQRVEGKRLINPTLTFQANLDSPAYTLNATEAEIRANPAENTLTLICRDSDYEFGSTKGRIPGLIERVVPLDESTRKGGGGGSPSDLPMSKIPAEIELQQTKVAETESQLAAVASLALVTGDFGSLAESAWQPKRQQLAEARGKIARLQMESQRRWANGFSCLCFVAVGAPLSVMFRRADFITNFFICFLPVIVVYYPLLIVAVDSAKSGSIPSVAVWLGNGILLAIGWWLYKRVRRY, encoded by the coding sequence ATGAAAATCCTCACCCGCTATATCCTGAGCGAGTTCTTGCAAACGCTAGCGGTTAGTCTGCTGGCGATGACCCTCTTTATGATCGTGGTGGGTCTGCTACGCGAGGCCCAATTGCAGGGACTGGGTTTGAAACAAATCTTGCTCTTGGTGCCGTACATCCTGCCCGAGGCGCTGCGCTTTGCCGTCCCGGCAACGGTCCTCTTTGCCGCGTGCGTGGTGTATGGTCGTCTGGCGGCCAGTAACGAGGTTATCGCCGTCAAGGCCGCGGGTATCACGCCCTGGGTGTTCTTTGCCCCGGCGCTCATGTGCGCGGTGCTGTTGAGCTTTTGGACGGTCTGGCTGAATGATCTGGCGGTATCCTGGGGACGGGAAGGAATTCGGCGGGTGGTCATGGAATCGGTTGAGGAAATCGCCTATGCCAAACTCACCCAACAGCGCTCGTTCACCACCAAAGGCTTTTCGATCAATGTGCAACGGGTGGAGGGAAAACGCCTGATCAACCCCACGCTGACATTCCAGGCCAATTTGGATAGCCCGGCCTACACGCTGAACGCCACCGAAGCGGAGATCCGCGCCAATCCGGCGGAAAACACGCTGACACTGATTTGCCGGGATTCGGATTATGAATTTGGCTCGACCAAAGGGCGAATCCCCGGCCTGATTGAACGGGTGGTCCCCTTGGACGAATCGACCCGCAAGGGGGGCGGGGGAGGCAGCCCCAGCGATCTGCCAATGTCCAAAATTCCCGCCGAAATCGAATTACAACAGACAAAGGTCGCCGAGACCGAATCACAACTGGCCGCCGTCGCCAGCCTGGCCCTGGTCACGGGTGATTTTGGCAGTTTGGCCGAATCCGCCTGGCAACCCAAACGCCAGCAACTGGCCGAGGCCCGCGGCAAGATCGCCCGCCTGCAAATGGAATCGCAACGCCGCTGGGCCAATGGTTTTAGCTGCCTCTGCTTTGTCGCGGTGGGAGCGCCGCTGTCGGTCATGTTTCGCCGGGCGGATTTTATCACTAATTTTTTTATCTGCTTTCTGCCTGTGATCGTGGTCTATTATCCCCTGCTGATCGTGGCGGTGGATTCGGCCAAATCGGGCAGCATCCCCAGTGTCGCGGTCTGGCTGGGAAACGGCATCTTGCTAGCCATCGGTTGGTGGCTGTATAAACGAGTACGGCGATACTGA
- a CDS encoding glycosyltransferase family 2 protein, with protein MSRSLSLILPVHNAQATLARDLEQILEFLPDVLRDFEILVIDEGSRDQTREIAADFAAVYPQIRVATAGSSASALHHGIQLARGEMVMAHDGHSPMRADQIVRLWQAEQDRPGQMGGISPSAEVYTRTTPTATISLPAQSALRGGFQILDPRFTNRLRESVARVSSLKWLDAPARITRQDSVAEEKGPAGQSSPAPAKKPNYLTMLRERLEQLSWSE; from the coding sequence GTGTCGCGTTCCCTGAGTCTGATTTTGCCGGTTCACAATGCCCAAGCCACCCTGGCCCGCGATTTAGAGCAAATTTTGGAATTTTTGCCCGATGTCCTGCGGGACTTTGAGATTTTGGTGATTGACGAAGGTTCCCGGGATCAAACACGGGAAATAGCAGCGGACTTTGCCGCGGTTTATCCGCAAATTCGCGTGGCCACGGCGGGAAGTTCCGCCAGCGCCCTGCACCACGGCATTCAACTAGCCCGGGGAGAAATGGTCATGGCTCATGACGGACACAGCCCGATGCGCGCCGACCAGATTGTACGCCTCTGGCAGGCGGAGCAGGATCGCCCCGGGCAAATGGGAGGGATATCCCCCTCGGCCGAGGTCTACACCCGGACCACGCCCACGGCCACGATCAGTCTACCCGCGCAAAGCGCGTTGCGGGGGGGCTTTCAGATTTTAGATCCCCGCTTTACAAATCGGTTGCGTGAATCCGTCGCGCGGGTGAGTTCGCTCAAGTGGCTGGATGCGCCAGCCCGCATCACCCGGCAAGATAGCGTCGCCGAAGAAAAAGGTCCGGCCGGGCAGTCTTCCCCGGCTCCGGCCAAGAAACCCAATTATCTGACGATGCTGCGGGAACGGCTGGAGCAACTGAGCTGGAGTGAATAG
- a CDS encoding DUF6288 domain-containing protein → MTARIRLLQLFSLLVVCLPSTLPAQVDYGQDSPWNQRAESGPDAKVPGWFYNLGITGLRAQLVAAEPKALLIKYVFPRSPADGHVQVGDLVIGAGGKMFQEQHRNGYGEEVFGAHGPISELAQVLEECQSADHEGKLPLTLRRGMDVVEVELEVGRKYGTYAPTFPDKCKKSDLLLAELLQYLADHQRKNGSFGDPVNDTFAPLALLASGEAKYLPAVQRNVKYHCGVTRAEDLSLINWSYMSAAIVLSEYYLATGEKWVLPELQKVHDLMAKSQYLRMSQINPKAKQSHPDDYPKGPKDAHGGWGHNPGFEGYGPIAMLTGQGAMAYSLMHRCGITIDRQNHDAAYDFLQRGTGKNGYVWYGDKQGGGPNNWADMGRTGAAGIANFLSPYEDGAYQERALSHAKVIGAHPQSFPDTHGSPMMGMAYAALAASVDADSFRKLMDANRWWFTMAQCADGTFHYQPNRDNSYYGSDSRMIASSVTAFIFTIPKRSLVMTGKETAATPPRGEKPAARKPLKVFILAGQSNMQGHASVSTFDSMADDPRTAPLLMEMRDKEGKPKVCEKVWISSVGCQGDAYTDLTERMGKLTAGYGAPEDKIGPEFTFGITMEKLLDEPILIIKTSWGGRSLHTDFRPPSGGPFVLAKETQELWDMNPMGAHGIPKAEERPKFWAEKAAATGVYYREMIAHVRKVLQDIKRVVPDYDETQGYELAGFIWFQGFNDLVDGGVYPNQNKAGGYDLYADLLGHFIRDVRKDLSAPKLPFVIGVMGIDGLKGDKKEGEMKQFRDAQRKVAAIEEFQGNVVAVETAPFWDDELEALQVRMEQSWPKVDAKVAEQIKQDPNAESWENKMKLMAENFSPEEWQRLKGVSNGGYHYLGAAKILAPIGKAFAEALLEIKAVK, encoded by the coding sequence ATGACCGCGCGAATTCGTCTGCTGCAGCTGTTTAGCCTGTTGGTTGTTTGCCTGCCGTCCACGTTGCCGGCGCAAGTTGACTACGGCCAGGACAGCCCCTGGAACCAGCGGGCGGAATCGGGACCGGACGCGAAAGTGCCCGGCTGGTTCTATAATCTTGGCATCACCGGGCTGCGGGCTCAATTGGTGGCCGCTGAACCAAAAGCCCTACTGATCAAGTACGTCTTTCCCCGGTCCCCGGCGGACGGCCACGTCCAGGTGGGCGACCTTGTCATCGGCGCGGGGGGTAAAATGTTTCAGGAGCAGCACCGTAACGGGTACGGCGAGGAAGTGTTCGGGGCCCATGGGCCGATCTCGGAACTCGCCCAGGTTCTTGAAGAGTGCCAGAGCGCGGATCACGAGGGGAAGCTCCCGCTCACACTTAGGCGTGGCATGGACGTCGTCGAAGTCGAACTCGAGGTCGGGCGCAAGTACGGAACCTACGCTCCGACCTTTCCCGACAAGTGTAAAAAATCGGACCTGCTTCTCGCCGAGTTGCTCCAATACCTCGCGGATCATCAGCGCAAGAACGGTTCTTTCGGCGACCCCGTGAACGACACGTTCGCGCCGCTGGCCTTGCTGGCCAGTGGTGAAGCAAAGTACCTGCCCGCCGTCCAGCGAAATGTAAAGTACCACTGCGGCGTGACCCGGGCGGAAGACCTATCGCTGATCAATTGGAGCTACATGAGCGCGGCGATCGTGCTCAGCGAATACTACCTGGCGACGGGCGAAAAATGGGTCCTGCCGGAGTTGCAAAAAGTCCACGATCTCATGGCAAAGAGCCAATACCTTCGCATGTCCCAGATCAATCCCAAGGCGAAGCAATCCCATCCCGATGATTATCCCAAGGGGCCAAAAGACGCACACGGCGGCTGGGGGCATAATCCCGGCTTTGAGGGATACGGCCCTATCGCCATGCTGACCGGACAGGGGGCGATGGCGTACTCTTTGATGCACCGCTGCGGGATCACGATCGATCGCCAGAATCACGACGCCGCTTACGATTTCCTCCAAAGGGGAACCGGAAAAAACGGCTACGTCTGGTACGGCGATAAGCAAGGGGGCGGCCCGAACAACTGGGCCGACATGGGTCGAACCGGCGCTGCCGGCATCGCCAACTTCCTCAGCCCGTACGAGGACGGCGCCTATCAGGAACGAGCGTTGTCACACGCCAAAGTGATCGGCGCGCACCCGCAAAGCTTTCCCGACACCCACGGCTCGCCCATGATGGGCATGGCCTACGCGGCGCTCGCCGCGAGCGTCGATGCCGACAGCTTTCGCAAGCTCATGGACGCAAACCGCTGGTGGTTCACCATGGCCCAGTGCGCCGACGGCACGTTCCACTATCAGCCGAACCGTGACAACTCTTACTACGGCTCCGACTCCCGCATGATCGCCTCGTCCGTGACGGCGTTCATCTTCACGATTCCCAAACGTAGTCTGGTGATGACCGGCAAGGAAACCGCGGCAACGCCTCCACGGGGCGAAAAGCCCGCTGCCCGTAAACCGCTCAAGGTGTTCATCCTGGCCGGGCAATCGAATATGCAGGGACATGCCAGCGTTTCGACGTTCGATTCAATGGCCGACGACCCGCGGACCGCCCCCCTGCTTATGGAGATGCGCGACAAGGAGGGTAAGCCAAAGGTGTGCGAGAAAGTGTGGATTTCGTCGGTCGGCTGCCAGGGGGACGCCTACACCGACTTGACGGAAAGAATGGGAAAGCTGACAGCCGGGTATGGCGCGCCGGAGGACAAGATCGGACCGGAGTTCACGTTCGGCATTACCATGGAGAAGTTGCTGGATGAGCCGATCTTGATCATCAAGACCTCCTGGGGAGGGCGAAGTTTGCATACCGACTTCCGCCCGCCCAGCGGGGGACCTTTTGTCCTGGCAAAGGAAACTCAGGAACTTTGGGACATGAATCCCATGGGTGCCCACGGCATTCCGAAAGCCGAGGAGCGGCCCAAGTTTTGGGCTGAAAAAGCCGCCGCCACCGGCGTATACTACCGCGAGATGATCGCCCACGTGCGGAAGGTGCTCCAGGACATCAAACGCGTCGTGCCCGACTATGACGAGACGCAGGGGTACGAGTTGGCCGGATTCATTTGGTTCCAAGGGTTCAACGACCTCGTTGACGGCGGGGTTTACCCCAATCAAAACAAGGCGGGCGGGTACGACTTGTATGCCGACCTGCTCGGCCACTTCATCCGCGATGTGCGAAAAGACCTGTCGGCCCCAAAGTTGCCGTTCGTGATCGGCGTGATGGGGATCGACGGTCTGAAGGGCGATAAGAAGGAGGGGGAGATGAAGCAATTCCGCGACGCCCAGCGGAAGGTGGCCGCGATCGAGGAGTTCCAGGGGAATGTCGTGGCGGTCGAGACAGCTCCGTTTTGGGACGACGAGTTGGAAGCACTGCAGGTGCGGATGGAGCAATCCTGGCCGAAAGTTGACGCAAAGGTCGCCGAGCAGATAAAGCAGGATCCGAATGCGGAATCGTGGGAGAACAAGATGAAGCTCATGGCTGAGAATTTCTCGCCGGAAGAGTGGCAACGTCTAAAAGGCGTCTCCAACGGTGGCTACCACTACCTGGGAGCCGCCAAGATCCTGGCCCCCATCGGCAAGGCGTTCGCCGAAGCTCTTCTCGAAATCAAAGCGGTCAAATAG